A window of the Hevea brasiliensis isolate MT/VB/25A 57/8 chromosome 6, ASM3005281v1, whole genome shotgun sequence genome harbors these coding sequences:
- the LOC110634371 gene encoding uncharacterized mitochondrial protein AtMg00810-like has protein sequence MKPPEGYTRAKPAQVCCLVKSLYGLKQARRQWNKELTSKLHQYGFTQSAHDNCLFVKGSNVNFLALLVHVDDILITGANEAEILRVKQFLHQTFTIKDMGYARYFLGVELARSSSGLFLNQRKYTLDILKDAGILDAKTTDYPMSKGLKLDTETGTLLSNPERYRRVIGRLLYLSLTRPYITYAVQRLSQFIQSPRQPHWDAILHLLRYLKGTPTKGLFFPTHNSLQLKAFFDADWASCPMTRKSLTGYCIFLGSSLISWKSKKQTTISRSSQENHGAWHQSFVNCESPYVLKDFQLSLSLPIPLYCDNKAAIHIYENLVFHERTKHLDIDCHIVRQQVLNGFIQTTHLSAKHQLADFFTKPLTSHLFHFFRSKMGLVNLNPSPS, from the coding sequence ATGAAACCTCCAGAAGGTTATACTCGTGCCAAGCCTGCTCAAGTTTGTTGTTTGGTTAAATCCTTGTATGGATTAAAACAGGCTAGACGCCAATGGAATAAGGAACTCACATCAAAATTGCATCAATATGGTTTTACACAATCAGCACATGATAATTGTCTCTTTGTCAAAGGCTCTAATGTTAATTTTCTTGCTTTGCTTGTCCACGTTGACGATATTCTCATAACAGGTGCAAATGAAGCTGAAATCCTTCGAGTCAAACAATTTCTTCATCAAACATTCACTATAAAAGACATGGGTTATGCCAGATATTTCTTGGGTGTTGAATTAGCACGATCATCTTCCGGACTTTTTCTTAACCAACGCAAATATACACTGGATATCTTAAAGGATGCAGGGATTCTTGATGCCAAAACCACTGACTATCCTATGTCCAAAGGGCTCAAGCTTGATACTGAAACTGGCACCTTGCTCTCGAATCCTGAACGTTATCGACGAGTGATAGGGCGGTTACTATATCTTAGTCTTACACGCCCATATATTACCTATGCTGTACAACGTTTAAGCCAATTCATTCAAAGTCCCCGACAGCCACACTGGGATGCTATCCTTCATTTGCTTCGATACTTGAAGGGGACCCCAACCAAAGGATTATTCTTTCCTACACATAACTCACTTCAGTTAAAAGCATTCTTTGATGCTGACTGGGCAAGTTGTCCTATGACCCGAAAATCTCTAACTGGCTACTGTATATTTCTTGGCTCATCTTTAATTTCATGGAAGTCAAAAAAGCAAACTACCATTAGTCGATCTTCACAAGAGAATCACGGAGCATGGCATCAATCGTTTGTGAATTGCGAGTCGCCTTACGTACTCAAGGATTTTCAACTTTCCCTTTCTTTGCCGATTCCTTTGTATTGTGATAACAAGGCAGCGATCCATATTTATGAGAATCTTGTTTTTCACGAAAGGACCAAACACTTGGATATTGATTGTCACATAGTTCGCCAACAGGTCCTCAATGGCTTTATTCAAACAACACATCTGTCAGCCAAACATCAGCTTGCTGATTTCTTCACAAAGCCATTAACTTCACACCTTTTTCATTTCTTCCGTTCCAAGATGGGATTGGTTAACTTAAACCCATCTCCATCTTGA